From Sinorhizobium sp. B11:
CTCCTGCAGGCGAAGCTGGGTGCGGAATTGCAGCGGGCTCATCGCCATGACAGTCTTGAAGTGTTCGTAGAAGGATGAGGCGCTCATGCCGGCGACCGAAGCCAGATGTTCGATGGCGAAAGGCTCGCTGAAATTCTTCCGCACGAAGTCGATCGCCCGACCGATCTGGTTGAGTCGGCTCTCGCCATTGGCGATCTGCCGCAGAAGCGCGCCCTGCGGTCCGCGGATGAGCCGGTAGAGGATTTCCTTTTCGATCAACGGCGCCAGAACCTCTGCATCATCGGGCGTGTCGAGCAGGCGTAGCAGCCGCACGGCTGCGTCGATGAGCTCAGGCGTCGTGGCGCTGACACCGGCGGCAGGGCTCTCCGATAAACGTCCCTGGACGGCAGGCAGCATCTCGGTAAGCAGGCCGCGATCGAGCTGCAGCCGCAAACACAGATAGGGCCGGTTGGCGCTTGCCTCGACGACGGCGCCGATCACAGGCAGATCGACGCCGACGACGAGATAGTGCGCCGCATCATAGACATGCGCGACATCGCCGATCACGGCACGCTTGCGCCCCTGGGCCACGATGCACAGGGAGGGTTCATAGAGTGTGTGGATCGGCTCCGTGCGAGCAGAGGATCGTATGATGCCGACCCTGGGCAGCATCGTGTCGAAGTTGCCATCTGCCGCGGTGTGGCGATCAATCAGGTCTGCAAGTTCGGCGATTTTTTCCATGAAGGCAGGATGAACCGCGCTGCGTCGAATGCCAAGTGCTTTCAATCGCTTTCGGAAGATCGTGCAAGAAATCCGGAAAAGTTTGCTACCGGCTGGCGCCCGGCAAGCCCAATCTCATGCGTATGGACCAGCGGCATCCGGCTGCGGTCCCGATTGAAGCATGAGGAAAGAACATGACTGGTATCAAAGGCAAGACAGTTCTGATTACTGGCGCCAGCAGCGGCATCGGCGCCGGCACCGCACGCGAACTGGGCGCGGCTGGCGCAAAGCTCATGATCGGCGCGCGCCGCACCAACCGGCTCGAGGAACTGGCAAAGGAAATCCGCAGTAGCGGCGGCACGGTGGAATTCCGTGCGCTCGACGTTACCGACCGGGCCGATGTCGAGGCCTTCGCCAGGGTAACGGTGGATGCCTTCGGCAGCATCGACGTGCTCATCAACAATGCCGGCGTGATGCCGCTCTCTCTGATGTCCTCGCTCAAGGTCGAGGAATGGGATCGCATGGTCGACGTCAACATCAAGGGTGTTCTCTATGGCATCGCCGCCGTGCTGCCGATCATGAACGCGCAGGAGCGTGGGCAGATCATCAACATCTCCTCGATCGGAGGTCTGTCGGTCGTGCCGACCGCGGCGGTCTATTGCGCGACGAAATATGCGGTGCGGGCGATTTCCGATGGGCTTCGCCAGGAAAACAAGAAGCTGCGCGTAACCTGCATCTATCCGGGCGTCGTCGAATCCGAGCTGGCGGAGACGATCACCGAACCCTTCTCGGCCGAGGCGATGGTCTCCTTCCGCGAGATCGCCCTGAAGCCTGACGCTATCGCGCGGGCAATCCGCTTCGCCATCGAGCAGCCCGAGGATGTCGATATCAACGACATTACCGTCCGCCCGACGGCCAGTATGGGCATGTGACCATGCGGATCCGCGAGGCTATTGTCGGGGCGGCTCTTTCGTTTGCCGCTCCATCTCCGGTCTTCTCAGAGGAAAGCAAAGTGCAGAACCATCCCTATCTCGGCATGTGGATTACTGGTGACGGCCATATCCGCCAGGAATTGCTGCCGAACGGCCGTTATGACGAGGCGCGCGGTACGCGAACGAGCGCCTATCGGGGCCGCTATGAGGTGACCGGCGATCATATCGAATATTGGGACGATACCGGTTTTACCGCCGATGGCGATTTCATCGACGGCGTGCTGCATCACGGCGGAATGATCTTCTACCG
This genomic window contains:
- a CDS encoding AraC family transcriptional regulator, with protein sequence MEKIAELADLIDRHTAADGNFDTMLPRVGIIRSSARTEPIHTLYEPSLCIVAQGRKRAVIGDVAHVYDAAHYLVVGVDLPVIGAVVEASANRPYLCLRLQLDRGLLTEMLPAVQGRLSESPAAGVSATTPELIDAAVRLLRLLDTPDDAEVLAPLIEKEILYRLIRGPQGALLRQIANGESRLNQIGRAIDFVRKNFSEPFAIEHLASVAGMSASSFYEHFKTVMAMSPLQFRTQLRLQEARRLMVTEGLTAAEAGFRVGYDSPSQFSRDYVRIHNVPPRRDIERMRASAG
- a CDS encoding Atu4866 domain-containing protein, with the protein product MRIREAIVGAALSFAAPSPVFSEESKVQNHPYLGMWITGDGHIRQELLPNGRYDEARGTRTSAYRGRYEVTGDHIEYWDDTGFTADGDFIDGVLHHGGMIFYRDGKKQE
- a CDS encoding SDR family oxidoreductase produces the protein MTGIKGKTVLITGASSGIGAGTARELGAAGAKLMIGARRTNRLEELAKEIRSSGGTVEFRALDVTDRADVEAFARVTVDAFGSIDVLINNAGVMPLSLMSSLKVEEWDRMVDVNIKGVLYGIAAVLPIMNAQERGQIINISSIGGLSVVPTAAVYCATKYAVRAISDGLRQENKKLRVTCIYPGVVESELAETITEPFSAEAMVSFREIALKPDAIARAIRFAIEQPEDVDINDITVRPTASMGM